The DNA region CCAGCCTGGTCACTCACTCACAGTATGCCTGGGACCCAGCAGCCGGCCTGGTCACTCACTCACAGTATGCCTGGGACCCAGCAGCCGGCCTGGTCACTCACTCACAGTATGCCTGGGTCCCAGCAGCCGGCCTGGTCACTCACTCACAGTATGCCTGGGTCCCAGCAGCCGGCCTGGTCACTCACTCACAGTATGCCTGGGTCCCAGCAGCCGGCCTGGTCACTCACTCACAGTATGCCTGGGTCCCAGCAGCCGGCCTGGTCACTCACTCACAGTATGCCTGGGACCCAGCAGCCGGCCTGGTCATCATGGAGGGGCCCATGCTCATTCTCACCTGTGGAGCAGTGACTAGAAATAAAAGACTCCAGATAAAGAGCTCGAATGCCAGGATTGGGGGTCAGCAGTGTGGCAGGCACTGGGGTGGAGCCCCTGAACCATGGTACACACTTCTCAAGAGCACAGAGTTTTTAAAAGCTGTATCAATTTATTCAGCTCAATCCAGGgcaactgcaaaaaaaaaaaaaaaaaaaaaaaaaaaaaaaaaaaaaaaaaaaaaaaaaagaatccagacaCAGGAAAGGAGTTATTTACAGTGTCTTGCAGAAATAGTGGCCCAATCTTGAGCCCTCCGGGCTCTTGTAGTTTCTTTTCAGTATCCTTTCCTGAAAGATACCAATCATGTTCTGCCTTTGCAATATCTTAAGTAGAAATGCTTGAATTTGGAGACTTTGTGGTCAAGGGTATGGGGAGGCCACATTGGGAAGGGCCTTGGGCACTGATGACACTGGTCCCCTGAGCACCAGGAAGGGCTGAATCTTGGATAGATGAAATTAGGGCAAGCCTGGGCCTGTCCCAGCCCCCCCCGACCCCCAGTGGTTCTAGCTACGTGGCTGCAGTTAGAACAAGATTCAAAATCAGGTTATGCCTCCAGAAACCAAACTTTCAGTCTTGAGCCTACTGGCTTCTGCCACTGTTCACAGTGAGGGCTTATCCTTTGACTCCCGGCAAAGCTGTGGGATGGCCGACCACATGGGCTGACGCCTCCGTTCACACACAGATGGCTGTCCCGTGCTCAGCACTAGGAAGACTAACGGGACGATGTCAAGAACGGCAACAGTCACACACTGCACTAAGTGCCAGGTGCCCCACGAGCTGAGGTACCAAATGGCCTCAGAAAATGGGTAGACAGGATGGAACCAATGCCTAGCAGGAgtccctttttattttgtatgtgtaaatatgGACAGGTGCgtgggtgcctgcagaggccaggagtggGTGTTGTATCCTCTAGAACTtgagtgacaggcagttgtgaacttcCCTACGGAGGTGCTGGGAgatgaactctggtcctctgcaagaacagcaagcattcCTAAATACGGGGGCCATCTGCAGCACCCCCTTAGTTTTGATACAGAGTCTGTCTggccccagctggccttgaactcccgatcctcctgcctccacctcctgaaggcTTAGATTACAGATGCACCTGGCCATGTTTAGTTTGTGAGGTGCTAGTtatcatgtatgctaggcaaatacaCTACTAACTGGGGTACATCCttagcctcctgcatgctggctcagaatatgcccaagagtgggaaATGGCTCATTCCAAAGGCCATCTTCTCTTCCCCTGCTTGCACACCATCCTACAGTGATTCTGATATTAAATTcttcttatttatatatatatatatgtgtgtgtgtgtgtgtatatatgtgtatatacacatatatatatatattggtttttcatgacagggtttctctgtgtagccctggctgtcctggaactcactctgtagaccaggctggcctcaaactcagaaatctgcctgcctctgcctcccaagtgctgggattaaaggcatgcaccaccacttcctggctttatttttcttattatatttacttaGTTGTGGGTCAGAGGACTGGGACTGAGGTCAGGtctccaggtttggtggcaagtgcctttacccactgagccatcttgtccaCCCAGGATTCTAGCATTCTTtcgcaaaacaaacaaatcaaactaGGCTGGCCTTCCCAAAAGACCCCAGGAAAACAGAGATCTGAAATACAAGAGGCCTCAGACAGATGTCTGTAGGAGTGGAGGGTGTTGAAGGATACAGCCTTTGAAAGACAGAGGGCGTTTCTCCTGGGTTCACAGGACACTGTGTTCTGGCTGTCCACTGATGTCACAGTTTACAAGGAAGATCTCCACAAGGCTCCCGAGGGCCCTCTGTGTGCTGAAGTTTATGCTTGGCAGTATGTCTCATTTCCGGGGACTTCAGGATGGGAGCCCTCCAGGATCCCACGGGTACCAAACCCAGGCTCCAGAGAAAAGCTGTTGTAAGAAACGGAAGTGGCGCTCGCAGGAGCCCAGCGGCCATTTATATACAAAGTCAGAGACCTCAGTCCTCTTTAGGTAATGCTACAGAAGTGGGTAAGTCCTGGCTCCCACACAAGCTGGTTCGGTACAGCAGAGTGTGCATGACAACACCAACTGGGTGGCCAGATGCCAGGAGCGACAATGCCAAAGTCACGCACAGCTGTGTAAACATGGGGCAGGGGCTGGCATAGAGAGTCCTGGTAGGCCCAGCAATGGGGTGTTGaggtctccccttctctgcccATAGTCAGCCTCATTACAGGGAATATCTGCCTATATTAGGCTGGGGCGGGTCCCTGCCCCACCCATAGGCCTAACCACAGGGCTAACCACTTTGCAAAAACAGGAAGTCTCCCCAGTTTATCCTCTCAACATCTGGGGGGCCCAGGCAGAAGGGAGCTGAGCTGCCTGGTCTCTGAGATGGTGCTCCTGCCTGCATTGACACAGACCATGGAAGGGGAATGGCTGGCTCAGGCCTGTGGCTGGCTCTCTAGGACCAGGAAACTCCAATTCCAACAGCAGGATCTGCTGCCCTTGTCGAGCTGCTGTGTGCCCCAGAATCCTGAACACTCCATGACCTTTTCCAGAATTGGGAGGAAAGAACCAAGCTGAGCTAAAGATTGGTTAACACATTCCTATCTCGTCATAAGCCTTGCTACCCTGGGCCAGCCCCAGGCCCACCTCTGCTCGCTCAAGCAGCCTGcctattctttgtgtgtgtgtgtgtgtgtgtgtgtgtgtgtgtgtgtgtgtgtgtgcatgtgtgcgtgcgtgctcactcttgtgcatgcatgtgcatgtgattgTTTCGTGTAGCCTCAAACACACCATGTAGCAGAGAACAACTTTGAACCCCTGGTTTACCTTCCTCCACCCCCCTAGCACTGGGAGGACCTGGCTTATGTGGCACTTcctgcacactaggcaagcactctcccaccTGAGCCCCAGCCTCCCAGCTGGCTTTGGGAATTCACCCTCCTACCCTGCTAATCACAAGGTCCAGATGTCTGAGATCTACAGTGCTCTCTGACACCTTGGACCAGGAAGTCCCCGGGGCCACGTGGTCGTgtttcttcctctggcctccatgatgAAACCGATGCTATTCTCACTCCTTTTAGGCCCTTATTCATGCGAGGACAGGAGTGTGGAGTTACTGGAGCAGCATTTGGGCAGACTGTTTAGCAATCCCCACTGTGGCTCTTGTGATGCGTGGTGGCTCTCATGCAGCCAGGGTTTGTCTGGCAGCCTTCTTGGCTACCCTTACCTACTGCGCGGTGGCCCGAGGGTTGCTCTCCCATGCAGGCTGGTATCAAATCGCAAAGACCTCCCTCACACCACCTGCAGGCTTCTCTCGTGCCCATCCAGCTGAACCTTGAGCTTGTGCAGCTCTTCGATCTCTCGATTGTGGCGCTCGGTCTTATGCCGCACCAGGGAACGGTAGAAGTGGATAGTGAAGACTACGAAGATGAGACCCACAGGTACCATGATGATGGTGGACACCAGAGCGGCCTGCCAGCCCGTGTGGCTATGAGAGCCTGGCTGATCCTTGGCATCCACGGGGAGGAACTTGATCCAGCAGAGCAGGACCACCTCAGCCAGGAAAAGCAGGATGCCCAGAACGGTAGAGAAGCCCCAGGCAAGCTCGATGTATGGGTGCATACGTTCATGCGGCGACTCACTGATGGAGTTGAGGTTGTGGATGTTGCTCACGGCTTCCACATTGGGCAGGATGCACGTACTGATGAGCAAAGCAAACAGATGCACAGCTACCAGCACCGTGGTGCAGGCGCTGAAGGCGATGAGCAGGGGCTGAGGGTATTGGTACTTTGTCTCCAGCTGTACCTCCACCATTGCCACCTGTGGGCACAGCAGGGGTTGGGTCAGGCAGGCAGGGATGCATCCCACCATGGCCATCAGCTGGGTATAATAGGGTGGGctaggcatgctaggcaagggctacactgctgagccacgcccccagcccctcactgggggattctaggcagggtctctaccactaagccacgcccccagcccctcactgggggattctaggcaggggctctaccactgagccacgcccccagcccctcactgggggagtctaggcaggggctctaccactgagccacgcccccagtccCCCGGGACTCTactggctttgttgttgttgttttggattggggtttttgtttttttacaaaggACTTTAAGATAGGAAACGAAAATGATTAAAAGGCAGGAAGGCTGGAATGTGGTTTGGCATTAGAgccccctgcctagaatcctccaatgAGGGGCTGAGGGCCTGGCTcactggtagagcccc from Mastomys coucha isolate ucsf_1 unplaced genomic scaffold, UCSF_Mcou_1 pScaffold22, whole genome shotgun sequence includes:
- the Orai2 gene encoding protein orai-2 isoform X1 encodes the protein MKKGETHRHSLVPTMSAELNVPMDPSAPACPEPGHKGMDYRDWVRRSYLELVTSNHHSVQALSWRKLYLSRAKLKASSRTSALLSGFAMVAMVEVQLETKYQYPQPLLIAFSACTTVLVAVHLFALLISTCILPNVEAVSNIHNLNSISESPHERMHPYIELAWGFSTVLGILLFLAEVVLLCWIKFLPVDAKDQPGSHSHTGWQAALVSTIIMVPVGLIFVVFTIHFYRSLVRHKTERHNREIEELHKLKVQLDGHERSLQVV
- the Orai2 gene encoding protein orai-2 isoform X2; translated protein: MSAELNVPMDPSAPACPEPGHKGMDYRDWVRRSYLELVTSNHHSVQALSWRKLYLSRAKLKASSRTSALLSGFAMVAMVEVQLETKYQYPQPLLIAFSACTTVLVAVHLFALLISTCILPNVEAVSNIHNLNSISESPHERMHPYIELAWGFSTVLGILLFLAEVVLLCWIKFLPVDAKDQPGSHSHTGWQAALVSTIIMVPVGLIFVVFTIHFYRSLVRHKTERHNREIEELHKLKVQLDGHERSLQVV
- the Orai2 gene encoding protein orai-2 isoform X3 — protein: MLQVAMVEVQLETKYQYPQPLLIAFSACTTVLVAVHLFALLISTCILPNVEAVSNIHNLNSISESPHERMHPYIELAWGFSTVLGILLFLAEVVLLCWIKFLPVDAKDQPGSHSHTGWQAALVSTIIMVPVGLIFVVFTIHFYRSLVRHKTERHNREIEELHKLKVQLDGHERSLQVV